The proteins below come from a single Oncorhynchus keta strain PuntledgeMale-10-30-2019 chromosome 1, Oket_V2, whole genome shotgun sequence genomic window:
- the LOC118383976 gene encoding vitamin K-dependent protein S-like: protein MFALKRFVVALLTLGIWVHPTLEWTLEPSPECNSFVESRSSHLLYTGNSSVGNVPILEYKVTELTSFDSEFELRTLDPEGVIFFGDIGGQQNYFLLAVIQGNLSIQTSRGDGQVLVTSGPKISDGEWKKIAVMKHEGAVAVRVGSETAVTVQQSAESQRAEMGNGILRISIGDLLPDSRVTLGLNPPLDGCMRSWDWVRQDSSILERTLQDSKVQRCWEHIAPGSYFTGVGSVGFSSLALLGNSSAELDGADWTLSVELALRTVSARGFLFILVDTQNDYILSLKLNHPSQELMLRLRGTLFWSRSYPQTLCSGESQFLQLQVRPGQLVIGMGITEATMRLTDGDYELLKRVLRQPGSRVYLGGGPAGLSSFHGCLQAKIQGVNVDLDLAEVKHGDVRSHSCPAALDIRDGK, encoded by the exons ATGTTTGCATTGAAGAGGTTTGTGGTGGCTCTGCTGACCCTAGGGATTTGGGTTCATCCAACGCTTGAATGGACACTGGAG CCATCACCGGAATGCAACTCTTTTGTCGAGTCCAGGTCCTCACATCTCCTGTACACTGGGAACAGCTCTGTGGGGAATGTACCCATTCTGGAGTACAAGGTCACAGAGTTGACCAG CTTTGACTCTGAGTTTGAGCTGCGTACTCTGGACCCTGAGGGGGTGATATTCTTTGGGGACATCGGCGGGCAGCAGAACTACTTCCTGCTTGCTGTGATCCAAGGGAACCTGAGCATCCAGACGAGCCGCGGGGATGGACAGGTCCTCGTCACCTCCGGGCCCAAGATCAGTGACGGGGAGTGGAAGAAG ATTGCAGTGATGAAACATGAGGGAGCTGTGGCTGTACGCGTTGGCTCGGAGACAGCCGTCACAGTGCAGCAGTCTGCTGAGAGCCAGAGGGCCGAGATGGGCAACGGCATCCTGAGAATCTCTATCGGAGACCTGCTCCCAGATAGCAGAGTTACCTTGGGG cTGAACCCTCCTCTGGATGGCTGCATGCGGAGCTGGGACTGGGTCAGACAGGACTCCAGCATCCTAGAGCGGACCCTGCAGGATTCCAAGGTGCAAAGGTGCTGGGAACATATTGCCCCCGGGTCCTACTTTACTGGAGTCGGCTCTGTTGGTTTCAGCTCTCTAG CGTTGCTGGGAAACTCTTCAGCTGAGCTAGATGGTGCAGACTGGACACTCTCTGTGGAGCTTGCTCTCAGAACGGTTTCAGCCAGAGGCTTTCTCTTTATTCTGGTAGACACTCAGAACGACTACATCCTCTCCTTGAAACTCAACCACCCTTCACAG GAACTGATGCTACGTTTGAGGGGGACTCTATTCTGGTCGCGCAGCTACCCCCAGACCCTCTGCTCAGGTGAGAGTCAGTTCCTGCAGCTGCAGGTGAGGCCAGGCCAGCTGGTGATTGGCATGGGCATAACCGAGGCAACCATGAGGTTGACGGATGGGGACTACGAGCTCCTGAAGAGGGTGTTGCGCCAACCAGGGAGCAGGGTGTACCTGGGGGGCGGGCCAG CGGGTCTGTCCAGCTTCCACGGCTGTCTCCAGGCCAAGATCCAGGGTGTCAACGTTGACCTTGACCTGGCAGAGGTCAAACACGGGGATGTCCGCTCTCACAGCTGCCCTGCCGCCCTCGACATCCGAGATGGGAAGTAA